One Balaenoptera musculus isolate JJ_BM4_2016_0621 chromosome 13, mBalMus1.pri.v3, whole genome shotgun sequence genomic region harbors:
- the AUP1 gene encoding lipid droplet-regulating VLDL assembly factor AUP1 isoform X1: MEPPPSPGPERLFDSHRLPGDGFLLLALLLYAPVGFCLLVLRVFLGIHVFLVSCALPDSVLRRFVVRTMCAVLGLVARQEDSGLRDHRVRVLISNHVTPFDHNIVNLLTSCSTPLLNSPPSFVCWSRGFMEMDGRGELVESLKRFCASTRLPPTPLLLFPEEEATNGREGLLRFSSWPFSIQDVVQPLTLRVQRPLVSVTVSDASWVSELLWSLFVPFTVYQVRWLRPVHRQLGEGSEEFSLRVQQLVAKELGQTGTQLTPADKAEHMKRQRHPRLRPQSAQSSFPPSPGPSPDVQLATLAQRVKEVLPHVPLGVIQRDLARTGCVDLTITNLLEGAETFMPEDITERTQALPTASTPKFPSSGPATPQPTALTFAKSSWARQESLQERKQALYEYARRRFTERQAQEAD, from the exons ATGGAGCCTCCCCCGTCGCCGGGGCCGGAGCGGCTCTTTGATTCGCACCG GCTCCCGGGTGACGGCTTCCTGCTTCTCGCGCTGCTGCTCTACGCTCCAGTCGGGTTTTGCCTCCTCGTCCTGCGCGTCTTTCTTGGGATCCACGTCTTCCTGGTCAGCTGCGCGCTACCAGACAGCGTCCTTCGCAG GTTCGTGGTGCGGACCATGTGTGCAGTGCTGGGGCTCGTGGCCCGGCAGGAGGACTCCGGACTCCGAGATCACCGCGTCAGGGTCCTCATTTCCAACCACGTGACACCTTTCGACCACAACATAGTCAACCTGCTCACCAGCTGTAGCACC CCTCTACTCAATAGTCCCCCCAGCTTTGTGTGCTGGTCTCGGGGCTTCATGGAGATGGATGGGCGGGGGGAGTTGGTGGAGTCACTCAAGAGATTCTGTGCTTCAACGaggcttccccccacccctctgctgCTATTCCCCGAGGAAGAGGCCACCAATGGCCGGGAGGGGCTCCTGCGCTTCAG tTCCTGGCCATTTTCTATCCAGGATGTGGTACAGCCTCTTACCCTGCGAGTCCAGAGACCCCTAGTTTCTGTG ACGGTGTCAGATGCCTCCTGGGTCTCAGAACTGCTGTGGTCACTTTTCGTCCCTTTCACGGTGTATCAAGTAAG GTGGCTTCGTCCTGTTCATCgacagctgggggaggggagtgaggagtTCTCCCTCCGTGTACAACAG CTGGTGGCCAAAGAGTTGGGCCAGACAGGGACACAACTCACTCCAGCAGACAAAGCAGAGCACATGAAGCGACAGAGACACCCCAGATTGCGCCCCCAGTCAG CCCagtcttctttccctccctcccctggcccttCTCCTGATGTGCAGTTGGCAACTCTGGCTCAGAGAGTGAAGGAGGTTTTACCCCACGTGCCACTGGGTGTCATCCAGAGAGACCTGG CCAGGACTGGCTGTGTAGACTTGACTATCACTAATCTGCTTGAGGGAGCTGAAACTTTCATGCCTGAAGACATCACTGAGAGGACCCAGGCCCTTCCCACAGCCTCCACCCCCAAG TTCCCCAGCTCTGGCCCGGCGACACCTCAGCCCACAGCCCTAACATTTGCCAAGTCCTCCTGGGCCCGGCAGGAGAGTCTACAGGAGCGCAAGCAGGCGCTGTATGAATACGCAAGAAG GAGATTCACAGAGAGGCAGGCCCAGGAGGCTGACTGA
- the AUP1 gene encoding lipid droplet-regulating VLDL assembly factor AUP1 isoform X2 yields the protein MEPPPSPGPERLFDSHRLPGDGFLLLALLLYAPVGFCLLVLRVFLGIHVFLVSCALPDSVLRRFVVRTMCAVLGLVARQEDSGLRDHRVRVLISNHVTPFDHNIVNLLTSCSTPLLNSPPSFVCWSRGFMEMDGRGELVESLKRFCASTRLPPTPLLLFPEEEATNGREGLLRFSSWPFSIQDVVQPLTLRVQRPLVSVTVSDASWVSELLWSLFVPFTVYQVRWLRPVHRQLGEGSEEFSLRVQQLVAKELGQTGTQLTPADKAEHMKRQRHPRLRPQSAQSSFPPSPGPSPDVQLATLAQRVKEVLPHVPLGVIQRDLARTGCVDLTITNLLEGAETFMPEDITERTQALPTASTPKAFDACLMMMTSQAL from the exons ATGGAGCCTCCCCCGTCGCCGGGGCCGGAGCGGCTCTTTGATTCGCACCG GCTCCCGGGTGACGGCTTCCTGCTTCTCGCGCTGCTGCTCTACGCTCCAGTCGGGTTTTGCCTCCTCGTCCTGCGCGTCTTTCTTGGGATCCACGTCTTCCTGGTCAGCTGCGCGCTACCAGACAGCGTCCTTCGCAG GTTCGTGGTGCGGACCATGTGTGCAGTGCTGGGGCTCGTGGCCCGGCAGGAGGACTCCGGACTCCGAGATCACCGCGTCAGGGTCCTCATTTCCAACCACGTGACACCTTTCGACCACAACATAGTCAACCTGCTCACCAGCTGTAGCACC CCTCTACTCAATAGTCCCCCCAGCTTTGTGTGCTGGTCTCGGGGCTTCATGGAGATGGATGGGCGGGGGGAGTTGGTGGAGTCACTCAAGAGATTCTGTGCTTCAACGaggcttccccccacccctctgctgCTATTCCCCGAGGAAGAGGCCACCAATGGCCGGGAGGGGCTCCTGCGCTTCAG tTCCTGGCCATTTTCTATCCAGGATGTGGTACAGCCTCTTACCCTGCGAGTCCAGAGACCCCTAGTTTCTGTG ACGGTGTCAGATGCCTCCTGGGTCTCAGAACTGCTGTGGTCACTTTTCGTCCCTTTCACGGTGTATCAAGTAAG GTGGCTTCGTCCTGTTCATCgacagctgggggaggggagtgaggagtTCTCCCTCCGTGTACAACAG CTGGTGGCCAAAGAGTTGGGCCAGACAGGGACACAACTCACTCCAGCAGACAAAGCAGAGCACATGAAGCGACAGAGACACCCCAGATTGCGCCCCCAGTCAG CCCagtcttctttccctccctcccctggcccttCTCCTGATGTGCAGTTGGCAACTCTGGCTCAGAGAGTGAAGGAGGTTTTACCCCACGTGCCACTGGGTGTCATCCAGAGAGACCTGG CCAGGACTGGCTGTGTAGACTTGACTATCACTAATCTGCTTGAGGGAGCTGAAACTTTCATGCCTGAAGACATCACTGAGAGGACCCAGGCCCTTCCCACAGCCTCCACCCCCAAG GCATTCGATGCGTGTTTAATGATGATGACTTCGCAAGCCCTCTGA
- the HTRA2 gene encoding serine protease HTRA2, mitochondrial isoform X1: protein MAALRAGRGAVWSLRGWRALGRGRWGKGPLLTPDLRALLTSGTPDPRARVTYGTPSFGARLSVGVPEPRTCLTSGTSDPRARLIEGTPDPRIREDSGTPGTRPRVWLAVALGAGGAVLLLLWGGGRGPPAVLASVPGSPPPSPRSQYNFIADVVEKTAPAVVYIEILGRHPFSGREVPISNGSGFVVAADGLIVTNAHVVADRRRVRVRLPSGDTYEAVVTAVDPVADIATLRIQTKEPLPTLPLGRSADVRQGEFVVAMGSPFALQNTITSGIVSSAQRPARDLGLPQTNVEYIQTDAAIDFGNSGGPLVNLDGEVIGVNTMKVTAGISFAIPADRLREFLHRGEKKNSWFGTSGSQRRYIGVMMLTLTPSILAELQLREPSFPDVQHGVLIHKVILDSPAHRAGLRPGDVILAIGERLVQNAEDIYEAVRTQSQLAVRIRRGPETLTLYVTPEVTE, encoded by the exons ATGGCTGCACtgagggcggggcggggtgcAGTCTGGAGCCTCCGGGGATGGCGGGCTTTGGGGAGGGGTCGCTGGGGAAAGGGACCCCTGTTGACCCCTGACCTCCGGGCCTTGCTGACGTCAGGAACTCCTGACCCTCGGGCCCGAGTGACTTATGGGACCCCCAGTTTCGGGGCCCGGTTGTCTGTGGGAGTCCCTGAACCACGAACATGTCTGACGTCGGGGACTTCGGATCCCCGAGCACGGCTGATCGAGGGGACCCCAGATCCCCGGATCCGGGAAGACTCAGGGACCCCTGGAACCCGCCCGCGCGTGTGGCTGGCGGTGGCGCTGGGCGCTGGGGGGGCAGTGCTCTTGTTGTTGTGGGGCGGGGGTCGGGGTCCCCCGGCCGTCCTCGCCTCGGTCCCTGGCTCGCCGCCTCCCTCTCCCCGGAGCCAGTACAACTTCATCGCGGACGTGGTGGAGAAGACGGCCCCTGCCGTGGTTTATATCGAGATCTTGGGCCG GCACCCTTTTTCGGGCCGCGAAGTCCCTATCTCGAATGGCTCAGGATTCGTGGTGGCTGCCGACGGGCTCATCGTTACCAACGCTCATGTGGTGGCTGATCGGCGCCGAGTCCGTGTGAGGCTGCCTAGCGGCGATACGTATGAGGCCGTGGTCACAGCTGTGGATCCCGTGGCAGATATCGCCACGCTGAGGATTCAGACCAAG GAGCCTCTCCCCACACTGCCCCTGGGACGTTCAGCCGATGTCCGGCAAGGGGAGTTTGTTGTTGCCATGGGAAGTCCCTTTGCACTGCAGAACACGATCACATCCGGCATTGTCAGCTCTGCTCAGCGTCCAGCCAGAGATCTGGGCCTTCCCCAAACCAATGTGGAATACATCCAGACTGATGCAGCTATTGAT TTTGGAAATTCTGGCGGTCCCCTGGTTAACCTG GATGGGGAGGTGATTGGGGTGAATACCATGAAGGTCACAGCTGGAATCTCCTTTGCCATCCCTGCTGATCGCCTTCGAGAGTTTCTGCATCGTGGAGAAAAGAAGA ATTCCTGGTTTGGAACCAGTGGGTCCCAGCGCCGCTACATTGGAGTGATGATGCTAACCCTGACTCCCAG CATCCTTGCTGAACTACAGCTTCGAGAACCAAGCTTTCCTGATGTTCAGCATGGTGTGCTTATCCATAAAGTCATCCTGGACTCCCCTGCACACCG GGCTGGTCTACGGCCTGGTGATGTGATCTTGGCCATTGGGGAGCGGCTGGTACAAAATGCTGAAGATATTTATGAAGCCGTTCGAACCCAATCCCAGCTGGCAGTGCGGATCCGGCGGGGACCGGAAACATTGACCTTATATGTGACCCCTGAAGTCACAGAATGA
- the HTRA2 gene encoding serine protease HTRA2, mitochondrial isoform X2: MAALRAGRGAVWSLRGWRALGRGRWGKGPLLTPDLRALLTSGTPDPRARVTYGTPSFGARLSVGVPEPRTCLTSGTSDPRARLIEGTPDPRIREDSGTPGTRPRVWLAVALGAGGAVLLLLWGGGRGPPAVLASVPGSPPPSPRSQYNFIADVVEKTAPAVVYIEILGRHPFSGREVPISNGSGFVVAADGLIVTNAHVVADRRRVRVRLPSGDTYEAVVTAVDPVADIATLRIQTKEPLPTLPLGRSADVRQGEFVVAMGSPFALQNTITSGIVSSAQRPARDLGLPQTNVEYIQTDAAIDDGEVIGVNTMKVTAGISFAIPADRLREFLHRGEKKNSWFGTSGSQRRYIGVMMLTLTPSILAELQLREPSFPDVQHGVLIHKVILDSPAHRAGLRPGDVILAIGERLVQNAEDIYEAVRTQSQLAVRIRRGPETLTLYVTPEVTE; encoded by the exons ATGGCTGCACtgagggcggggcggggtgcAGTCTGGAGCCTCCGGGGATGGCGGGCTTTGGGGAGGGGTCGCTGGGGAAAGGGACCCCTGTTGACCCCTGACCTCCGGGCCTTGCTGACGTCAGGAACTCCTGACCCTCGGGCCCGAGTGACTTATGGGACCCCCAGTTTCGGGGCCCGGTTGTCTGTGGGAGTCCCTGAACCACGAACATGTCTGACGTCGGGGACTTCGGATCCCCGAGCACGGCTGATCGAGGGGACCCCAGATCCCCGGATCCGGGAAGACTCAGGGACCCCTGGAACCCGCCCGCGCGTGTGGCTGGCGGTGGCGCTGGGCGCTGGGGGGGCAGTGCTCTTGTTGTTGTGGGGCGGGGGTCGGGGTCCCCCGGCCGTCCTCGCCTCGGTCCCTGGCTCGCCGCCTCCCTCTCCCCGGAGCCAGTACAACTTCATCGCGGACGTGGTGGAGAAGACGGCCCCTGCCGTGGTTTATATCGAGATCTTGGGCCG GCACCCTTTTTCGGGCCGCGAAGTCCCTATCTCGAATGGCTCAGGATTCGTGGTGGCTGCCGACGGGCTCATCGTTACCAACGCTCATGTGGTGGCTGATCGGCGCCGAGTCCGTGTGAGGCTGCCTAGCGGCGATACGTATGAGGCCGTGGTCACAGCTGTGGATCCCGTGGCAGATATCGCCACGCTGAGGATTCAGACCAAG GAGCCTCTCCCCACACTGCCCCTGGGACGTTCAGCCGATGTCCGGCAAGGGGAGTTTGTTGTTGCCATGGGAAGTCCCTTTGCACTGCAGAACACGATCACATCCGGCATTGTCAGCTCTGCTCAGCGTCCAGCCAGAGATCTGGGCCTTCCCCAAACCAATGTGGAATACATCCAGACTGATGCAGCTATTGAT GATGGGGAGGTGATTGGGGTGAATACCATGAAGGTCACAGCTGGAATCTCCTTTGCCATCCCTGCTGATCGCCTTCGAGAGTTTCTGCATCGTGGAGAAAAGAAGA ATTCCTGGTTTGGAACCAGTGGGTCCCAGCGCCGCTACATTGGAGTGATGATGCTAACCCTGACTCCCAG CATCCTTGCTGAACTACAGCTTCGAGAACCAAGCTTTCCTGATGTTCAGCATGGTGTGCTTATCCATAAAGTCATCCTGGACTCCCCTGCACACCG GGCTGGTCTACGGCCTGGTGATGTGATCTTGGCCATTGGGGAGCGGCTGGTACAAAATGCTGAAGATATTTATGAAGCCGTTCGAACCCAATCCCAGCTGGCAGTGCGGATCCGGCGGGGACCGGAAACATTGACCTTATATGTGACCCCTGAAGTCACAGAATGA
- the LOXL3 gene encoding lysyl oxidase homolog 3 isoform X4: MSQRNVKLLAQRQQHSFGLHGVACVGTEAHLSLCSLEFYRANDTTRCPGGAPAVVSCVPSPLYAASSGQKKQQSKPQGEARVRLKGGAHPGEGRVEVLKAGTWGTVCDRKWDLQAASVVCRELGFGSAREALSGARMGQGMGAIHLSEVRCSGQEPSLWKCPHRNITAEDCSHSQDAGVRCNLPYTGVETKIRLSGGRSRHEGRVEVQTGGPGSLRWGLICGDDWGTLEAMVACRQLGLGYANHGLQETWYWDSGNITEVVMSGVHCTGTELSLDQCAHHGTHVACKRTGSHFTAGVICSETASDLLLHSALVQETAYIEDRPLHMLYCAAEENCLASSARSANWPYGHRRLLRFSSQIHNLGRADFRPKAGRHSWVWHECHGHYHSMDIFTHYDILTPNGTKVAEGHKASFCLEDTECQEDVSKRYECANFGEQGITVGCWDLYRHDIDCQWIDITDVKPGNYILQVVINPNFEVAESDFTNNAMKCNCKYDGHRIWVHNCHIGDAFSEEANRRFERYPGQTSNQII; the protein is encoded by the exons ATGAGTCAACGAAATGTAAA GCTGCTGGCCCAGCGGCAGCAACACTCCTTTGGTCTGCATGGGGTGGCGTGCGTGGGCACGGAGGCCcacctctctctctgctccttggAGTTCTATCGTGCCAATGACACCACCAGGTGCCCTGGGGGGGCCCCTGCGGTGGTGAGCTGTGTGCCAAGCCCTCTCTACGCAGCATCCAGTGGCCAGAAGAAGCAACAGTCGAAGCCTCAGGGGGAG GCCCGAGTGCGATTAAAGGGTGGAGCCCACCCAGGAGAAGGCCGGGTAGAAGTCCTGAAGGCTGGCACGTGGGGCACAGTCTGTGACCGCAAATGGGACCTGCAGGCAGCCAGCGTGGTGTGTCGGGAGCTGGGCTTCGGGAGTGCTCGAGAGGCTCTGAGCGGTGCCCGCatggggcagg GCATGGGTGCCATCCATTTGAGTGAAGTTCGATGCTCTGGCCAGGAACCCTCCCTCTGGAAGTGCCCCCACAGGAACATCACAGCTGAGGACTGTTCCCATAGCCAAGACGCTGGAGTCCGATGCAACCTGCCCTACACTGGGGTAGAGACCAAG ATCCGACTCAGCGGGGGCCGCAGCCGACATGAAGGGCGAGTCGAGGTGCAAACAGGAGGACCTGGGTCCCTTCGCTGGGGCCTCATCTGTGGGGATGACTGGGGCACACTGGAGGCCATGGTTGCCTGCAGGCAACTCGGACTGGGCTATGCCAACCATGGCCTGCAG GAGACCTGGTACTGGGACTCAGGGAATATAACAGAGGTGGTGATGAGTGGAGTGCACTGCACAGGGACTGAGCTGTCCCTGGACCAATGTGCTCATCATGGCACCCATGTCGCCTGCAAGAGGACAGGAAGCCATTTCACTGCTGGAGTCATTTGTTCTGAGA CCGCGTCAGATCTGCTGCTACACTCAGCACTGGTGCAGGAGACCGCGTACATTGAGGACAGGCCCCTGCACATGTTGTACTGTGCTGCTGAAGAGAACTGCCTGGCCAGCTCGGCCCGCTCAGCCAACTGGCCTTATGGCCACCGGCGTCTGCTCCGATTCTCCTCCCAGATCCACAACCTGGGACGCGCTGACTTCAGGCCCAAGGCTGGGCGCCACTCCTGGGTGTGGCATGAGTGTCATGG GCATTATCACAGTATGGACATCTTCACTCACTATGATATCCTGACCCCCAACGGCACCAAGGTGGCTGAGGGCCACAAAGCTAGTTTCTGTCTAGAAGACACCGAGTGTCAGGAGG ATGTCTCCAAGAGGTATGAGTGTGCCAACTTTGGAGAGCAGGGCATTACGGTGGGTTGCTGGGATCTCTACCGGCATGACATAGACTGTCAATGGATTGACATCACAGATGTGAAGCCAGGAAACTACATTCTGCAG GTGGTCATCAACCCCAATTTTGAAGTAGCAGAAAGTGACTTCACCAACAATGCAATGAAATGTAACTGCAAATATGATGGACATCGCATCTGGGTGCACAACTGCCACATTG GTGATGCCTTCAGTGAAGAGGCCAACAGGAGGTTCGAACGCTACCCTGGCCAGACCAGCAACCAGATCATCTAA